The region aacattatatatggggatgggacgacattaaaacaatattccacGTTTTGTCGATGTTCCAGCTTCATGTCAAATTCGGTGCAGGAAACATAAACATGACTGAGCTATCACAGTACGCTTATGCTACGGTGTGAAATATCGTCATTATAAAACagcactaacctatttaaagacacttttttcaaaaataatgtatataacctaTATATTTAGAGCATTAATACTTGCATATTGGGGATAAAATCTTATCTGCGTTCATAGCCATTCTCTTCCAGaagagaatcaatgctgtcgttTACCTCTTCTGACTTACTTCAGAAAACaatatcagctaggtctatcagcaaacatatgccttagccatgctcagaagttctcaataataatattttccaaaaaatgatgGAACTCAAAACAGCATGTGTGGTTTTACGCACAGCTATCTTGGAAGTTGCACAGGTGTCACaaatgtgtatatttcacaaacgggttgtccaagacaatatatgtcCACAAagtcttgaaagggacatctctatgcataatatagaaaatatttttgtcttgtttatttcgttattcagtgagctgTGTTTTCACCGCTGCATTAGCATATCTTAGAGCTATTGTttggtttatcttgttgctatgatggaatacaaatttttggtagtgaaattatatttttatgaatgcccagatagacactgtTGTCCAGTGTATCATGGGGGATgcatagttgcagatgagactgcagggagggggtgcttgttaaatggacgaCATGAGCGACAATGGTGCTGCTtagaaactccgtattcggcatagttgttgtgtattgtCGACTAATAAatctagaacacagagtttgtggtttcaactcatagtttgcTTGCAGGAGTACTGAaagtctgagttgaacaatcttTTACTTTATGaaactggattttccacctctgagcAGTGGcttgcaattttgttttgtcatttttggagGAGGAGACATTACTCCTGGTCATTGGGTTTACCTGTTTAATGCTGTGTGTACAGATTATGTAATTAGAGGCAGGCCCGTATTCTTAAACAGACAATCTTATCTAAGTTTAttgctgatgaaaaaaaaaaaaacttcaggcaGTTCATCCCCTGTTCTTGGCCAGGAAGAAAAGTGTCCaggatattatttttttcaaaatgcccTGTAACCAAGTGTCCCTCCTCTTGCAGGAGGACTCTCACAAAGATGGAATCTGAAAATATGTCCCTTACCACCAGTTGGGAAAATATCACAGATTCACTGTGCCCCTCCATCGATGACTTCCGCAGTGAGGTGTACCCCACCATCTACTCCATCGTCACAGTCCTTGGCCTGCTGGGTAACGGCTTTGCCCTCATCATCCTGATCAGGACTCTTCACGAGTGCTCAGCGTTCCACATCTATATGCTGAACTTGGCAGTTTCAGACCTGCTGTGTGTCAGCACCCTACCACTGCGTGCCATTTACTACTTTAGGAAGGGTCAATGGGAATATGGTGACTTCCTGTGCAGGTTCAGTTCCTATGCCTTGTACGTAAACCTCTACTGCAGCATCTTCTTCATGATGGCTGTGAGCTGCACTCGCTTCCTTGCCATTGTCTTCCCAGTGCAGAACCTCAGGCTGGTGAGTGTACGCAAGGCCTGCACTGTCTGCATCTGCATTTGGGTGTTCATCTGCTTAACAGGCTCGCCCTTCCTCATGCAAGGTATCCATGTGGACCCCAtcactaacaaaacaaaatgctttgAGCCACCTGATGTGGAACGGGATATCAACAAGCTCATAATCCTAAACTATTTCTCCGTGGTGGTGGGCTTTGCAATCCCCTTCCTGATCATTCTGCTGTGCTATGCTGGCATCATATACACTTTGTTATTTAGCTCCACCACCATGAGTAAGAGCAATCGTACTAAAGCAGTCAGCATGATTGTCATTGTCATGCTGGCCTTTTTTATCAGCTTCATGCCCTATCACATTCAGCGCACTATTCACCTGCACTCAATGGGTCACTACAACTGTGATGACATTGTCTCCATACAGAAGTCTGTAGTGGTTACACTCTGTTTAGCTGCCTCCAACTCCTGCTTCGACCCCATGCTCTATTTCTTCTCAGGGGCGAACTTCCGCCATAAAATCTTTACCCTCAGCAGAAAATCACAAAGACCACTCAGCGCAAGATCACCCCTCAAGTCCTAAGTTCTCACCGTCTTGGGAAAGCCACTCCAATGTTGACTCTTGTCTTGTAGTGTGCTCTGTCTAATTGGcttttattactttaaaattcTGTTGACAAACTTATTTTCTTCGGCTCAAATGTTGAGGACACTAGTAGCTCTTTCTGCCACTGTGATTGTACTACTGAAAATTAGTGGCAACAAACTTTGATAGGCTTTGGGCATGTCCCTAAATGCAGTTTTGTTCATAAAAAgtttcatacagtatataatgaGCTTTCGCAATAAATAAAACGTTTTCAGCTTAAGGGGTATTTATCCTGTTATATCTTGTCAATAAGTATCGTCAGGTGATATGGTCCAAAATCAGGTCAAGGAAATGAAGTAGAGtacatagccaaaagtatgtggacccctgacatccaacatctcatccacaattatgggcattaatatggagttggtccaccttttgctcctataacattacattacattacaggcatttggcagacgctcttatccagagcgacgtacaacaaagtgtataaccataaccaggaacaagtatgacgaaaaccctagagagaagtaccggtccaagtgcagggaacaaccgcatagttcaacttggaccctgaaggttaaactgattaacactaacacaaacgagaacagcaacaacgcagtctatgtaAAGATACAATCAGTCGTTAAGACAGGTACATTAAcgaagtcacctacgaaacagctaccaagttacaaccctaagcttacagtcatttaagagattacagggaggtatggagggacggggagaggtgcagcctgaagagttGAGTCTTCAGTCGTAACAACCTCccattcttctgggaaggctttatactagagaTTGGAGTATTACTGCATGGATTTTCTgacattcagccagaagagcattagtgaggttgggcactgattgggcaattaggcctgtcttgcagttggctttccaattgatcccaaaggtgttgagTGGGGTTGAGGTCATGGCTCTGTGCTGGGCAGTCAATTTCTTCCTTACACTTCTTGACAAatccatttctatatggacctcactgtgtgcctgggggcattgtcatgctgaaaaaggaaagggccttccccaaactgtcggggaagcacagaatcatctataATGTGATTCTATgctaagatttgccttcactggaactaaggggcctagtccaaaccatgaaaagcagccccaggcctaggggtgtccagatacatttggtcatatagtatatttacaaatatatgtacatgtatgtgcaaAATGTCcttcataaatgtatttggatatatttataaatatttaagttCCACTAAGGCTTGGTACTGtcagaataaaaaacacaatgtaaagaaaattacattaaatattaaagtgaCTTGTAAATACCAGATTCAGAAGAACTGTAGGTACAAATCTGTGGTACAAATTATCATACTGTCATTTTTTCAAGGCATTAAGTGACAATACAGAATACCTAAGAAAAATAATGGAATGTTAAAGTTGGAATCCATCCTTGGTAAAACGTAATTAAATATACCCATGAAAAGACAGATATCTGTTCTATTTCAGCAGATTTACTTGTTTCATTGGTTGAATTTGGACAgtctttaaaatgttcaaaaaagcGACATAAAAACTGTCAAACATTTAGCAGGGTACTGCATTGCTGTATGTTCGTGTAaggatgaaaatgttttgtaataaaTTTGACAAGCATTTTGTTTacacagaaatgcattacaATAAATTTGGtcaacacaataaatgtattgcaGTGCATTTGTAATACATTCTGTTTATAAACGGAAATACattgcaatgtatttattttctctatGGGAGGTTCAAACCATCTGTTCAACCATTTTGTTGAACAGGCAACTTACCAAAGTGCTGGATGTAGGCAGGGGCACGGGGTGAATTGTGGTGAAAACTGTTCCAGAGTGAGAATTAGTGACCTCTTGATAAGATAGAATTGAGTTTAATCAAACTATCCTACTCTTATTAGACAGGAAGACTACCATAAAAGCATGAATCCAAAAAGGTTGTGTTTTATGAGACCCAGTCAAGCAGGAAGTGCCCAGACAAACATTCATAACTCCTTTTTATACAGTAAAGTAAACAACTGGGTTGTGTCACATAGAGGGAGGGCACAGACGGTTCAGGGTCACAGATTACAGAGACACTTCTAGAACTTCTCAAACTGGCCTCTTCTCACAGGCCAACTACAGTAAACATGTAATACATGTAATACATGTATCTATAACTAAACCAAACAGTATAACATAATCAGCTCAGTCAAAGCTTAATCATTAATCAACTAATCACTTGTTTGGCTAATAATCGATTCAATCTAATTAATGGAGCTGGGTCTGTTAGCAAGAAGCATGCCATGGCTAACCATGAACAGAGTAACTGGCCAAACAGTGAACATGCTCAAGCACCTAAAAACTACTCTTGCGCTTGGGTTAAGTTGCTATGGAACAAGAGTTCTTTCTATCTGAAATTAATGATCAGTGCATTTTAGGTTAGGATACTCTGGCCTGTGCTTGGGCAATCATTAATGCAGCCAAGCGGTGTAGCTTCCTCATCATCTGGCCACTGCTCCAAACCTCTCTTGGCATGTGCAGTGCGCTCAACTAGTCTGCAGACAGTTGTAGAAGACCTGTTACAGTATAGTAGTGTGGGGCTTATCTGGGGGAGTGCAGCCAGCTACGTGCTCTCCTATCTGAATTCCAGTATCTGTTCGCAGCCAAAGACAGTGAGTGTACATGGGCTAATGTTACTAAATATGACATTGACACAGGAGCTGCCCCATTAATCTGCAAGCGGCCACAGCTCCTCCCACTGGCCCGGAGGACAGAAGTGGAGGAAAAGATTAAAGAAATGTCATCGGCCCCTCAAAAAGTCTGGGgtaagaaaaaaagactgcactCTCCAGTTGTATGCAGACTACAGGTGGCTAAATGCAGTAACTAAAAAATACCCGCTTCCCTGCATTGACACTTTAAATAGCTTAGGGGGATCCACTTGGTTTTTCTCACTCAATCTACGTAGCGGCTACTGGCAGGTCCCTCTGACTGCCACTTTGTGACCCAAAACAACCTTACTGTGGGGAGAGGTCTGTGGGAATTTAACGTGATGCTGTTTGGGCTAAATAATAGGCCAGCCACATTTCAGTGGCTATGGAGTGAGTGCTGCAGGGCATTCCAGCTAAACTGTACACAGTCTACTTAGATGACATACTGGTGCATGCTCCTTGTTTTAACCTGTGACTATTGTTGAAGTGAATTAGCAATGCCAACCTCAGACTTAATCCAGCTAAGTGCCAGTTGTTCCAGCGAGAGATGAGCTTCCTGGGTCATGTTGTAGAAGGGGGAGTGGCTACTGATCCTGCAAAAGTAGAGGCGGTAAGGAAATGACCCACTCCTAAGTTGCAGAGAGTGTGTAGCTTCGTAGCATCATACTGCAGATGCTTTATCAAGGACTTGGCTAGCACCGCCGCGCCGCTGCACGCTCTCGCTGAAAAGTCAAAAAGGCCTCCAGCTTGCCACCAGACCTTCCGCTTTCTCTGAAATCCCCTGGTTACTGACCCTGACAGGCCGTTCAATTTCGGACACAGATGCTAGCAATGTAGGCATTGGGCTGTTGTTGTCACAGCCTATGGAGGACAGGGAGAAAGTGGTGCCGTTCTTCAGTTGTGTGCTTACCAAAGAGGAGCGCAATTACTGTGTCACCAGGCGGGAGCTATTGGCCATAGTGGCAGCAGTTTATCATGTCAGGGCATATCTGCAGGGTGGCGCGTTTAAGGTCTGTATGGACCATGCTGCCCTGCGCTGTCTATTAAATTTCAAAGAACCAGAGGGACAGCTAGTTCATTGGATTTAACGGTTACATAACTACCACTTCACCCTTGAGCACTGCCCGGGAAAGAACCACAGTAATGGCGACAGCCTGTCACACCGCCATTGTGCCAGTAAACACTGCTGTCACTGTGAATGTGCTGAGCAGAGGAAGGACTGGAGGAGAGCACAGGAGACCACCCTTGAACCTGAAACTGACCCCTAGAGAGTAGTGGCAGCCAGGACCGCTTTCATGTTAGAAGAGATGTAGCCTGACCAGCTGGTTCAGGCTCAGAAGGAGGACCTGCAAGTGGGTCTGGTGCTGCATTGGGTGCAGGAGGAGTGGAGCCCTGTTGTGTCTTGTCTGTCTGCTTTTTCCACAGGGCTGAAGGCACTGCTGGGCCAGTAGGACTGTGTGACGCTGCAATCAGGGTGTGCTGTACAGAACATAAAGGGACCATCCAGGGAGAGCATTGACCAGTTGCAGCTTGTGGTGCCACGGTGCCTccagtgctgtagtgtgttCATGGGGTGCCTGGGGTTGGCCACTTCAGGGTGAACAAGACCCTGCACCGGCTCCACCGGCAGTTCTACTTGGGCTGGTGCAGGAGGGATGTGGAAAGCTACTGCCGCTGCTGCAACGCCGGCACAGCAATGCAGGTGGTGCCGATGGAGAGGCTGGCGGTAGACATCCTGGGGCCATTCCTGATCACTGCTGGTTCTGCTACTTATATATTCCCAGTTTTATTCCTCTGCTTGTGTTTAAAGGTGCATTCTTCTGCATTACTAAATGAGcgcaatggtgcaaaatgtgatcCGCCTGGCATGTCGCTTGCTTAAATCGTTAAAATGCGTTGTTTAAATATTACACGTATGAAAATGTGATGTTTCGCATCTCTGGTGCAGCTTTTCTTATGAAACTCCAACTTGTCTTTTtatacgtcgctttggataaaagcgtctgctaaataaatataatgtaatgtatgttgtCCAATCACACAGTTCATGTCTGGGAAAGGAAGCACCGCGAGACGTTTCTTGAGCGTATGTCATCACGTGATCCCATCGTCTTGCTAGTCACGTGAATGATAAACACAGATCATAACATGCATTCCTGTTGACGGCCTCGGGAGTCGGGATACGAGTTCATAACGAAAACAAGGATGGGACACATACGCATATAACCAGTAAATGcgtttttgacattttaaaaagtcttacTGCTGTCCTGGCAATCTATATGCAGCACACAAAGTTTAACCGTTAAGATCAGTCGAACTAGTTAGCTAATGTTCTTGTGCAGTCTATGTATTAGTTAGTTTACTACATATGGTGAATAATGCGGTTTATCGCTTAGTAACCGTATACTAATTAAGATGACAAGTTTGAGGTGGAATATTTTGATAGTAGTAGTAATTCAATCTAGCTACATGACGTGTATTCCGTCAGTATGGCAGTAGCCTTTTCGGTTCTTAATACAAAGTGCTTGTTAATTTGGGGTaggtttcataaaaataaaaaatgatcacAATATCTCTGGCAAGTTTAGCCAAATTGCACGACTTGTTATGatctagctagctagactaGTGACTTGTTAGCTGTCGATCTGCCCGACTAGCTAATTGACGAATGTGGTTTTAGCACAGTGTCGTTTAGTCATTAGTAAACAAATTTGGTAAGGGTTGTTTCATTAGAGAGCTATAACGTTAGTTGTTTTGGGTACAAATAAAAGTCTCCTCGAGTGAAATCTGTGTTAACCCAGTAACATGACAGTAAGTACCATGACCTGTACCAATATATGAATCTTGGGTTTGTGAGGCTCTGGGTATGGTGGTGCTATGACCAAGTGTTCTTGCCCGTTACTTTGTAAGAAACTTTACCCTTTCTGTTTAATTGTTTTCCGTATGTACGTGGGACAGCCTATTCTACGTACATTTATCACGTATTGATGTATAGAGCTTTATGTGACAACACAGTAAATGAAGGAATCATTGTGACCctatgtgttcatttttataacGAAGTACATCGTGCTTCCTTCtcaatgttttctgttgtttataACGATATATTTATAACGATATATTAACTACGCATTTGATCAATGATGTTTTCAGCGTTGGTCAAAGGCGTTGTAAATATTTCGTTATATTCTAATATCTTTGCTGCTATGTCCTTGTGTTTGCCATCTGAAGCAAAGAGAGAAATCTACAAGCAGAG is a window of Anguilla rostrata isolate EN2019 chromosome 9, ASM1855537v3, whole genome shotgun sequence DNA encoding:
- the LOC135262905 gene encoding uncharacterized protein LOC135262905 isoform X2; protein product: MESENMSLTTSWENITDSLCPSIDDFRSEVYPTIYSIVTVLGLLGAAPLICKRPQLLPLARRTEVEEKIKEMSSAPQKVWGLKALLGQ
- the LOC135262905 gene encoding cysteinyl leukotriene receptor 1-like isoform X1 yields the protein MESENMSLTTSWENITDSLCPSIDDFRSEVYPTIYSIVTVLGLLGNGFALIILIRTLHECSAFHIYMLNLAVSDLLCVSTLPLRAIYYFRKGQWEYGDFLCRFSSYALYVNLYCSIFFMMAVSCTRFLAIVFPVQNLRLVSVRKACTVCICIWVFICLTGSPFLMQGIHVDPITNKTKCFEPPDVERDINKLIILNYFSVVVGFAIPFLIILLCYAGIIYTLLFSSTTMSKSNRTKAVSMIVIVMLAFFISFMPYHIQRTIHLHSMGHYNCDDIVSIQKSVVVTLCLAASNSCFDPMLYFFSGANFRHKIFTLSRKSQRPLSARSPLKS